A window of Hyperolius riggenbachi isolate aHypRig1 chromosome 1, aHypRig1.pri, whole genome shotgun sequence contains these coding sequences:
- the LOC137562166 gene encoding N-acetyltransferase 8-like: MSDFHIRLYKDSDYDVVRNLFAQGLTEHIGTAFRRTLCLPHIWPVLLAMFLVPSQTTGSYVLSVTAVSISVAVLWLLNRHGYVMYVMECLGDDMMDIQRYYLERDGYCFWVAESEGEIVGIVAAVPPCPPTGGNHVELKRMSVPTRHRGRGIAKALCRTVIDYAQKRGCEGVVLWTSISQKNAANLYTNMGFQRTGFIYAPFLLAKMVDFRLVSFQLNFPAEG; this comes from the coding sequence ATGTCTGATTTCCACATCCGGCTCTACAAGGACTCTGATTATGATGTGGTACGGAACCTGTTTGCTCAAGGCCTCACAGAACACATTGGGACAGCTTTTCGACGGACTCTTTGTCTCCCGCATATTTGGCCTGTGTTATTGGCCATGTTCCTGGTTCCCTCACAGACCACAGGATCCTACGTCCTCTCGGtcacagcagtgtccatcagtgtGGCTGTACTGTGGCTCCTGAACAGGCATGGCTATGTTATGTACGTCATGGAATGTCTGGGGGATGACATGATGGATATTCAGAGATATTACCTGGAGAGGGACGGTTACTGCTTCTGGGTAGCGGAGTCAGAGGGGGAGATTGTGGGCATAGTGGCCGCGGTTCCTCCATGTCCTCCCACTGGTGGCAACCATGTGGAGCTCAAGAGAATGTCTGTTCCCACCAGACACCGAGGCAGAGGTATCGCCAAGGCCTTGTGCAGGACGGTCATCGATTATGCCCAGAAGAGGGGCTGTGAGGGTGTTGTTTTATGGACCTCCATATCACAGAAGAATGCTGCAAATTTATACACAAATATGGGCTTCCAAAGAACCGGGTTCATTTATGCCCCATTTCTTCTGGCGAAAATGGTTGACTTCAGACTTGTATCGTTCCAGCTCAACTTCCCTGCTGAGGGGTAA